One Micropterus dolomieu isolate WLL.071019.BEF.003 ecotype Adirondacks linkage group LG23, ASM2129224v1, whole genome shotgun sequence DNA window includes the following coding sequences:
- the LOC123962915 gene encoding sodium/hydrogen exchanger 6-like — MGFTMRRFLGVKPSKALLLLPFLLTLLLVGSQGESNAMDNVATERMAEESHRQDSANLLIFIMLLTLTILTIWLFKHRRFRFLHETGLAMIYGLLVGVILRFGVHVPQSMSDVILSCAVNASPATLLVNVSGRFYEYTLKGEVSRGKGHQVQDDEMLRKVTFDPEVFFNILLPPIIFHAGYSLKRRHFFRNIGSILAYAFMGTVISCFVIGLIMYGVVSFMKVVGQLGGDFFFTDCLFFGAIVSATDPVTVLAIFNELKVDVDLYALLFGESVLNDAVAIVLSSSIVAYQPAGDNSHSFEAMALLNSFGIFLGVFSGSFALGVATGVMTALVTKFTKLRDFPLLETALFFLMSWSTFLLAEACGFTGVVAVLFCGITQAHYTFNNLSPDSQDRTKQLFELLNFLAENFIFSYMGLTLFSFQSHVFNPLFIIGAFVAVFLGRAANIYPLSFLLNLGRKNKIGFNCQHVMMFAGLRGAMTFALSIRDTATYARQMMFSTTLLIVFFTVWICGGGTTPMLSFMSIPVGVDSDQDNSSSAVLDGSQRRNTKHESAWPFRIWYNFDHNYLKPLLTHSGPPLTATLPACCGPLARCLTSPQAYENEGQLRDDDSDFILNDASVSSMYADVTVSTDASGSHTINHKRASSTGGGPPDEGMDHELALAEHEVAIRGTRLVLPMDDPVEPPITVTLPPPPSPPRSDPRRHRL, encoded by the exons ATGGGATTTACAATGAGACGCTTTCTTGGTGTTAAACCGTCGAAAGCGCTCCTGTTGTTGCCTTTTCTGTTGACTTTATTGCTCGTCGGGAGCCAAGGCGAGAGCAATGCGATGGACAATGTCGCAACTGAGAGGATGGCTGAGGAAAGCCACCGTCAGGACAGTGCCAATCTACTGATATTCATAATGCTCCTAACACTCACAATTTTAACCATATGGCTGTTCAAACACCGGCGATTTAGGTTCCTGCACGAAACAGGACTTGCCATGATTTATG GCCTGCTGGTGGGTGTGATCCTGCGGTTTGGCGTCCATGTGCCTCAGAGCATGAGTGACGTGATCCTCAGCTGCGCTGTCAACGCCAGTCCTGCTACTCTGCTGGTCAACGTCAGTGGGCGATTCTACGAGTACACTCTGAAGGGGGAAGTCAGCCGGGGCAAAGGGCACCAAGTGCAGGACGATGAGATGCTGAGAAAG GTGACCTTTGACCCAGAAGTGTTTTTCAACATTCTGCTGCCTCCCATCATCTTCCACGCAGGTTACAGTCTGAAAAGG AGACATTTCTTCAGAAACATCGGCTCCATCCTGGCCTATGCTTTCATGGGAACAGTTATATCCTGCTTTGTCATTGG GCTGATCATGTATGGCGTTGTGTCCTTCATGAAAGTTGTGGGCCAGCTTGGGGGAGATTTTTTCTTTACTGACTGTCTTTTCTTCGGGGCCATCGTTTCGGCAACAGATCCAG TGACAGTGCTGGCTATCTTCAATGAGCTAAAGGTAGATGTGGACTTATATGCTTTACTCTTTGGGGAGAGTGTCCTCAATGATGCTGTGGCCATCGTCCTCTCTTC CTCCATTGTGGCGTACCAGCCTGCGGGAGACAACAGCCACAGCTTTGAGGCCATGGCCTTGTTGAATTCCTTCGGCATCTTCCTGGGCGTCTTCAGTGGATCTTTTGCTCTTGGGGTGGCCACTGGCGTCATGACCGCTCTC GTGACCAAGTTCACTAAGCTGAGGGACTTCCCATTGCTGGAGACAGCTCTCTTTTTCCTCATGTCATGGAGCACCTTTCTATTGGCTGAGGCCTGCGGGTTCACAG gCGTTGTGGCTGTGCTGTTCTGTGGGATCACTCAGGCTCACTACACTTTCAACAATCTCTCCCCTGACTCTCAGGACAGGACCAAACAG CTGTTTGAGCTGCTGAATTTCCTGGCAGAGAACTTCATCTTCTCCTACATGGGGCTGACTCTCTTCTCCTTCCAGTCACATGTCTTCAACCCTTTGTTCATCATTGGAGCCTTT GTGGCTGTGTTTCTGGGGAGGGCAGCGAACATCTACCCTTTGTCCTTTCTGCTCAACCTGGGCCGCAAGAACAAGATCGGATTTAACTGTCAGCATGTCATGATGTTTGCAG GTCTGCGTGGGGCGATGACCTTTGCTCTTTCTATCCGAGACACAGCGACATACGCGCGCCAGATGATGTTTTCCACCACCCTCCTAATTGTCTTCTTCACTGTGTGGATCTGTGGAGGGGGCACCACACCCATGCTGTCCTTCATGAGCATACC GGTGGGTGTGGACTCTGATCAAGACAACTCT AGTTCAGCAGTGTTGGACGGGTCACAGCGGAGGAACACCAAACATGAGAGCGCCTGGCCCTTCAGGATCTGGTATAACTTTGACCACAA CTACCTGAAGCCCCTCTTGACCCACAGCGGCCCTCCCCTCACTGCTACTCTGCCTGCTTGTTGTGGGCCGCTGGCACGATGCCTCACCAGCCCACAGGCCTATGAG AACGAAGGTCAGCTCCGCGACGACGACTCTGACTTCATCCTGAACGATGCCAGCGTGAGCTCCATGTATGCCGACGTCACCGTCAGCACGGACGCCTCCGGATCCCACACCATCAACCACAAGCGTGCGTCCAGCACCGGGGGCGGCCCACCTGATGAAGGTATGGATCACGAACTCGCATTGGCAGAACACGAAGTAGCGATCAGGGGCACCCGCCTGGTCCTGCCCATGGATGACCCAGTCGAGCCCCCAATCACAGTCACCCTGCCCCCGCCTCCTTCCCCACCACGCTCCGACCCTCGCAGGCACAGACTGTGA